tttataccttaaaataaaatcctaacaggaatcataaattttggagttataggttctaagttatgaatttccaaaggttttatgtgcttaaaataggattaagtgagaaattatttttcttactgttttcatgtcaaaacagagactctaagtgatagagaataatattacaaaattttagagagtgaaatgggttaatttggagttcatatgaatttcctatgaattatacaattcctagcatttattttcatattaaatacTCAATTTCTAATCCATTTATACAATTTAAATAGGCTCTGGACTGGGCACATTAAATCTGAGAAAGGCAGGGGCCTCAGTGTAAGACATCCCAGACATAGAGCACAGGCGCTTAGGACGGCGGATTAGTTTTCCTAAAATAGAGGGTCTTATGTGCAAAACTGCCACGACCGAAGGGGTATGCACGGTTCCTGGCCACTAGATCCAACGCCGAGGGTCTGGATTAGATCAGAATTTAAACAAACCGGTGAGTAAATCTATACGTTGAATCTGAGATAAACAGCGGATATTCTATGCACCCCAGATCTGTCTTACACCGTTCGATCGAGATCAACAGCGTAGACCGATTGAGGCGAAGGGATACGTGCCGCACTAATCTGAACCGTTTAGAGGGGAAATCTACGGCCCTGGTTTAAAATGTCGTCCACTCATCGCATGCACACGATCATGATCCAGCGGCGCCTATCATTTAGCCGAACCGGTACCCTTGATCTAATCCTATCCGTTCGCCATAGATCAACGGACCAGGTCATGTCTCCTACCTCCGCCGAAATCCACCACGGCGGCGATTCTTCCTGCGGTCGCGCCCCTCACCGGTGTTAGGTGAATTGAAACCTGATTCTATGTTCCAATACGCGCAGATGGTACAGTGGGTCAAGGTGAATACGTATGAGCATCACGTACCAGGAATTGCAGAGTAGGGGTCCCAGGCACCGATGAACTGCGGACGCACGACAGATGCGCCCGACGGGAAATCCCCCCACAACCGATCGCGAATCTTCCACCGGGATGCGTCGAGAAGGCACAGCACCACAGTACGGACCTTCCCCCAGGGCTTTTCGGGGCTGGAGATATGTGTGGCGCGATTTTGAGGCCGGCGGCAATGGTGTTTGGCGAAGGGCCCTCTCCCTCTACCCTATCGGTAGCTGCACAGAAATGGCTCCAATGTGGTGCAGACACTCGGAGCGTAGGGCAGAGTAAGGCGACAGCCGAGTTTATAGCCAGGTGCCCAAGACCCTGCAAGCGCGGAACTGGCGGAAGCTTCGCGCAAGAAGTGGTGAGGTCCGTTCACGCAGCGCCGTTTTCGCGGAGACGACGACCGGTGGTCGAGGGACCCACACGTCAGCGGTACACAGAGCGAGCGCGTGAAGCTGCCAAGTGGGGGCCAGGTATCGGCGCAGTTTTACGAGAGCTGGGTCGCGCGACAGACGTGAAGAGAGTGGACCGAGCAGTACCAATTGGCCCAGTATGTGGCTTCcccatttttttctttttcttttttatattttctttcccttttctttctcttttcaatTTCTAGAATTCAATTTTTAATTCAATTTTAATCTGTGAACTTATATTCATTTTTAAATGTACAAGTTGAACCCAAATAGGAAGGTTTAACTAAtttctttatatttattttctttatctttgTTTAGTATTCTTTCTTCTCTTGCTCAAATTCTTGAATTCCCCTTTAGAGAATTTGATATATTTCCTTTcacattattttatgttgtcacgaAATGCACAAaataaaatctcagcatgatgcatgtattttTTGATGTCTTttgtcatttatttatttgttatatgtggtgttcacatgaaataacAAATATAGATAACAACCATATATATAAAGAAATAAAATTTAtctttttagacttttcttacaaagtgggtattacatgcGTAAAAAAtcagcacactctaagtcttgCTCTAATTTTTGATTGAATCGCTAACTggaattctttcttggtttatgttgaaccttatgcacctgagataaatgatatctagacaaactagttagtccatatggtttgtgttgtacgtcaaccaccaaaatcgattattaggaatggttaacccaatttctcTTTCACCCTTATCTAAGGCTAGATATCGAGCCAACTCGGCTCGGATCGATCGAGCTCGAGCTAGCTTATTAACGAATCGAGCTAATATGCTAACTTAGATCGTCGCAAAATTTAAACGAACTAAGTCGAGTCGATCCAAACTGACCAGTCGAGCGATCTTACGAGCCACAAGTATTATGTCCACCCCTTTTTCTATGAGAAATTTGTAAGTTTGTCATTCTCAATTTGGCTTCCTGTTATTATATCATCCCGTGTTTATAAATAGTAAGATCATCTATGTCTATGGTTTGTAGACCTACCTACAAAAATTGTCAATGTCTCCGTGTTCTATATTCTCCTTTGAATTGCTCATCGCTTACGAATTACTGTACCTTTGATACTCGTTCAACGGAGTTCGAGACCTCGTCCGGTAATGTCCGCCGCGGCGGCGCTTTTACCACGGCCACCACCGCCAAATCCTGCCGCCACCGTCCATTCACTCTTCGCCTACCTATCCGACCCGGCCGCCCTCCACCACCTACCCGCCCCGCTCCTTGCCTTCTCCCAACTCCGCCACCTGCTgccgcccgccgccgccacccAACTCCTCCTTCGCCCCATCGCCTCGCTCCTCCAACTCCACCGCTCCGACCTCCGCATAGGCCTCCAGCTTCACGGGCTCTCCCTGTCCCTCGGCCTCTCCTGCTACTCGCACTTACTGCCCCGCCTCCTCTCCTTCTACTCACACCACCCGTCGCTcctccccgccgcctcctccctcgccgccggttccACGTGCCCCGAACCCTACAATGTCCTCATCTCCAACTGCCTCAACCACGGCCTCCCGCACCACGCGCTGGCCGCGTACCATGAGATGATCGACAAGGATGCCGTTCCCCCTGATGCCTTCACTTACCCCAAAGTGCTCCGTGCCTGTGCCGAGACCGGGAACCTCGCTCTCGGGCGGGCGGTGCACGTGCGCGCCGTGGACGCCGGCATGGACGGGCACCTGTTTTTCCAGAACGCACTGGTGTCCATGTACGCCAAGTGTTGGGACCTTGCGGCTGCGCGCACGGTGTTCGACGGAATGGAACATAGGGatgtggtgtcgtggaactcgatGATCTCTGGCTACGCTGCATCTGGACAGTGGAGAAAGGCAGTAGAGCTATTTCTTCGAATGCAGGCTGAGGGTGCGGAGATGAACTCAGTGACATGGAACACGATCGCCGGCGGTTACATTCAGATGCATGATTACAGGGCAGCAGTTGGATTAATTCGGGATATGGTGAGAGGTGGTGCGAGCATTGATTTTGTGACTTTGGTGATTGGATCAAACGCATGCTCACGGGCAGGATGGTTGAGGCTTGGGAAAGAGATACATGGGTTGGCAGTCCGAATGCAATGTCACGAAATCGACAGTGTGATCAATGCAGTGATCACAATGTATGCCAGGTGCAACGATATGGAGCGTGCTCTCATGCTGTTCAAGATGATAAGATGCCCGGGTCTAGTAGCATGGAATACAACGATAGCTGGTTTTGCATTATTGGATGATGCAGAAGCAGCTTCTAGACTTTTCCGTGAAATGGTGGTATGCGGTGATGTGCAACCGAATTATGTTACTGTGGTCACCTACCTTGCCTTGTGTGCCCGTGTTGCTAACCTGCAGCATGGGCGGGAGCTTCACACGCACATTGTTAAGCAAGGATTCAAAGGGTATCGTCTACTGTGGAACTCTCTTATTGATATGTACTCAAAATCAGGGAGGCTTTCAGTGGCTCAAAATGTATTTGATACTATGGATGACCCTGACATGATATCCTTCACTTCAATGATAGCAGGATATGGAATGCAAGGAAAAGGAATTATTTCTCTGCGCTTTTTCAAACAGATGATTGACAGTGGGATCATGCCAGATGCCATCATCATGGTTACTGTACTCTCTGCTTGTAGCCACTCTGGGCTTGTGGGTGAAGGGGAAGAGCTTTTTGACAAGATGGTGAAGTCATATGGTATAAAGCCCCAGATGGAGCACTATTCTTGCATGGTTGATCTATATGCACGTGCTGGACTATTGGAAAAGGCGGAAGAATTGCTCAACCAGACTCCCTTCCCTCCGACATCAACAATGGTTGCAGCATTAGTAGGAGCTTGCCATGAGCAAGGTAACATAATAATTGGTGAAAGGTCAGCAAGAAGGCTCTTGGAGATGAAGACAGAGAACGCTGGGCACTTCGTTCTGATTGCTAACATGTATGCAGCTGCAGGTTGCTGGAATGAGCTAGCAACAGTCAGAAAACTGATGAGAGATCTGGGTGTCATGAAAGCACCTGGGTTAGCATGGGCCGACCTTGGTAACGGGTTTACCCCTTTTCTGGTTGGGGATAGGTCGAACCCTCTAGCTCCAGAAATCTATGAGGTTTTGGATGAACTAACTGAACAAATGAGTAATATGAATAATTGCAGTGATCCGGACATACTATCCATGGAGGAACACATGGAGTAATGTGTTCATGGTAGGACAAGGACAGATTGCGGCTTTGGTGTAAAATGGAGTTCATTAATACAATGTAGAGATTTCACCATGAAGCGAAAgggttaaaagggaaaaggtgatgtCCTTCAAGAAGCAGCTCATGTAAGTGCTACTGTGCGAGAAGATGGGCTTACCAACATACACTCAACGTTTATGCATGTTGAATGTTTCCTCGAACGTCCAGGCAATCACAAGTTGCTTCCTCATCGATGGTGTCTTAGCTGGGATGCATGCTAGGTGATCGCTACGGTCACGACAAGACTTGACGGCTGTAAGGTGAAGGTAGCCTCAACTCGATGCCAGGATAACTGATACTGATTTTTGAGGGTGTGCATTCAGTATTAACCAGCTGCCTGATTTGAGATATGTCCACAAACGATGTCTTTTTCGCCACACTCTGCAAAGTACTTCAAGCAAATGGGTTACACAGCCGTAACTCATAACTCGTAGCCATTCCTCCTCTCCCTTCCTGTACTAAAAACTGAAAAGTGATAATCAGCACGACCCCCACCCACCCCAACATCATGCATGCAACAGCCGTGCGTCACAGTTTCCACTGCCACGTCGTCGCGCCTACGTCTTCTGAACAAAGCGGGGTCTCTTCCATCCAGGGTTCAGTAAAGAGGAGCTAAAAATGTCATGTACAACACCCGACAGAAGCTGAAGGTCACCGGCGAGCGCTAGGCCGACGACATGCCCAGGCTGAAGGTCACAGACATGCGCCAGGTCAACGACAGCTGGTGGGCTCGCTTCCTCACTCCTCAGGGCatgttcggttacaccaatccagaaggagattggaggggatttaatcccctccaatccccttctgaattggtgtaaccgaacaagccctcaagGTGTTCGCGGTCCCCGAGAGCTTTGACACCGACACCATCCATGCCAAGCTAAACGTCGAGAGTGCGAGAGCGAGAGGGCACGAGAGGGAGTAGGAGGGCGAGAGAGCGCATCGGCCAGGAGATGGCGAGCCTCGAGGGCTAGCCAAAgatgccgagcaagatgcaatggCGAGGATGAAGGAAATGTTGTTGGAAGTTGTTTGGATGGGGATTTTCTTTTTTTACTAAGTAAAAGTTCTTTACCTAGCCTGTTGAAGTTGCTCCAAATAGAAGAGACCCTTTGGTATGGCTCTTTGAGCGGCTTTAGCTCACGCTCATCATGAAGCTCTATCAAACGGTCACAAAAAATACTTCTCGTCGAGAGCCCTTCAAAAGCTGGAGTTGTAGAGCACTAAAAACATGACTTTTATTGGTTCCTCCTACATTTTCTTCATACATTATTTGATTTGAAAGAAACATGTACAAACTATTTTTCTAAATGAAATGTAAAACGGCTCTGGCTCCTCCAGAGAAGCTAGAGCCGAGATGACAATGAGTACATACCCACCGGGTATTAATACCCTATACACATACTCATGACAAAAAAATAACTCCGTCGGATCAATCATATCCACTAATGAGTATGAATTTACCCCCCTACACATACCCGTGTGGGTATGGGTCATCGCGTACCCACAAACATTAGACATCTATCATATACGCTAAACATCATTCAATAAATATAAATGAACTGTATAAAATATCAGCTACTAAACATCACATTTAAATAAAACCATGTGCCAAAATTAAGCATCACACCATTTGAATTCTAATAATGTAGACACACTCCAAAAATAAAACTGTATAGCTAGGATTATGCTAAAATCTATATAAATAATATCTAATTATATAGCAGCATAAGAAACAACTATAAATCTGCTTGACCAGGATTAGGAGTATGACTGTTTGTGGATTGTGCCTGTCTATGAACTTCTAGAGTAGAAAAAGATCATATAGCTAGGGTTTCATTTATTTTGGGATGGGTCAAGTGCTCAAATTTATGTTTTtggctaagggggtgtttggattagtctctagtttttagtcccaCTTAGTCctttttttgccaaacactaggattaaaatatggactaaaataaTTTAGTAtttagtccttcacataggtgctaaaagagactaaaagccCACAATTATCCTATTGTACTTACCTTCCATCTGTAGTATTCGGTTGTGAGAGCATGTTTGTATGGACAACTAATGTTGTGAGTGTATTCCAAGGGCATTTGAGTCTTTGGACATTGTTTTTAATGACTTTAGAATCTGTTTAGTCTCTAGAACTAAATaagtagggactaaagtttagttctaggactaattgaaaccaaacatAGTGTTAAGTTTATTTCCAGAACTGCCAAATGAGGCAAAAATATCTCAACAATCGACCATCACACGCAAGACACCAGCAACAAATTCCACAAATAGCATGGGTCCATTTGATAAAAGGGCAGCCAGCAGTGTGTGTGCCTGTGCCATGGTCTCGGTCTGCGCGTCCTCTTCGTCGTTTCACGGCTCGCGTTACCGTCCCAGCCaagccgccgcttctgcctcCTCGCCGTCGCTGACGCCCAATCCATTCCCCCCGGATCCTCAGAGGCCAGCCGCTTCGATTACGCGCCTCGCCTTGCAAACCCTAGCTCCcccgccctctccctctcccatggGCCCGAAACCCTAGTACCTAGTATCCCCCCTTCATGCGCGCCTCCGCGGTCCCCATGGAGGCCTCCGCTTCCGCCCGCAGATCCGCCGCGGGCCCCGACCCCCGCGCCAAGAAGCCGCGCCTCGCGCCGCCGCCTCGGGACCCCAGATCttacgccgccaccgcctcctccaATGGCAACACAAGCGCCGCCGAGCAAGCGCTGGTCGACGAGCTGCTCGGCCAGTACCGGACCGCGCTCGGGGAGCTCACCTTCAACTCCAAGCCCATCATCACCAACCTCACCATCATCGCCGGCGAGAACCTTCAGGCCGCCAAGCCCATAGCCGCTCTCATCTGCGCCAACATCCTCGAGGTGACCTTTGTCTTTGACTCCTCTTACGCTCGTCAAACTGCCGTCTTCCCCTCCTCTTTCTCAATTGACCATGTAAAAGTAATTCTAAGGCGCCATCAAGTAGTGACAAGCACCCACTGGCTGTCTGTTATGCTAGATATATCACATGTGCTCGGTGGTGCGGTAGGATTACCAGGCCGCTGTACATTGTATACACTAGTGTCCATGCTAGCTATCAAGATCAATAGCTGTGATGTTGCGAAGCCAGTTGTTCTGCGTACAatagatgcaaaagcaaatgctgaTTTACCTATCGTTGCTGAGAAATCTCCCCCCATCTGTTCTCTCCCTCTTGCTCTCTTGTGTCTACGGAACACACTTTGTGATGCTATATAAAGGGCAGACCCTGTGCTGGAGGCTCCCACTTTGTGATGCTGTATATATGGTTTATATGATTTCAAACGTGAAGTTTGTCGCTCAACTTCGATTCTCAAGTGTTCAATTGTTCATGGGTTTATaaattccatactcctgtgacacTGCAAAACAAATATGAACATTGTGGTTTGAACCACACTCTACTAATTAGAGGGCTACAGCAGTTACCACTGGTACGGAAACATCATAATTATCAGCTTATGGTTGACTATCGAACCAGGCTTcaaaaagcatttcattcctacgCTCCCCACAAACTTGTGCACAGATTACATCCTCACGCTGCAGTAACTACTATACTGTT
This portion of the Zea mays cultivar B73 chromosome 2, Zm-B73-REFERENCE-NAM-5.0, whole genome shotgun sequence genome encodes:
- the LOC103647267 gene encoding pentatricopeptide repeat-containing protein At1g71490, giving the protein MSAAAALLPRPPPPNPAATVHSLFAYLSDPAALHHLPAPLLAFSQLRHLLPPAAATQLLLRPIASLLQLHRSDLRIGLQLHGLSLSLGLSCYSHLLPRLLSFYSHHPSLLPAASSLAAGSTCPEPYNVLISNCLNHGLPHHALAAYHEMIDKDAVPPDAFTYPKVLRACAETGNLALGRAVHVRAVDAGMDGHLFFQNALVSMYAKCWDLAAARTVFDGMEHRDVVSWNSMISGYAASGQWRKAVELFLRMQAEGAEMNSVTWNTIAGGYIQMHDYRAAVGLIRDMVRGGASIDFVTLVIGSNACSRAGWLRLGKEIHGLAVRMQCHEIDSVINAVITMYARCNDMERALMLFKMIRCPGLVAWNTTIAGFALLDDAEAASRLFREMVVCGDVQPNYVTVVTYLALCARVANLQHGRELHTHIVKQGFKGYRLLWNSLIDMYSKSGRLSVAQNVFDTMDDPDMISFTSMIAGYGMQGKGIISLRFFKQMIDSGIMPDAIIMVTVLSACSHSGLVGEGEELFDKMVKSYGIKPQMEHYSCMVDLYARAGLLEKAEELLNQTPFPPTSTMVAALVGACHEQGNIIIGERSARRLLEMKTENAGHFVLIANMYAAAGCWNELATVRKLMRDLGVMKAPGLAWADLGNGFTPFLVGDRSNPLAPEIYEVLDELTEQMSNMNNCSDPDILSMEEHME